The DNA segment ACTAATTTGATAACTATGTCAACAACACAAAATTATGTAAAAAACGTCGGAATTACCCTAAGTAGCAACAAACCACAAAATAAGAACATGCGAGAAGCCACACCACATGCAATCAGAAAATCAAAGCTTCAAACAGAGAAGACGAAGAACAAAGAATGAGTAGAATGTGACATCGTATTTGGCCGTCAAAAATTTCACAGAGGAAAAAATATAAAAGAGTATAAATCCAGTGCTAGTGCTGGATGAATAAATTTAAGAGAGGATTTGAATACAACAAACAAATCGAAACAACATAAGCATACCTCTGTTTCGATTAATTTCTCTTAAAAAAAGATGCGGCATttgattcatcaaaatcataCACCACCAAACATAAACATATACCTGCAGCTTCGTAACCTACACAAAGATCTCTGCGTAGTCACTTCCATCTTCAAAGTATATACCTTCTTCTCGAACTCACTCGTATACTGCTCTTCCGCTCCATTAGCTATGGACCCTCAATGTTCTCATGTTCATAAAATCAAGATGTAAAATCAACACAAAGTTGAGAATGCATTACCTGTGGGATATCCTTTAAAACGTTACTAACGTAAGACTTACAACAACCTATATATGACTTGCGCtaacttaataaaaaaaactcCTGGAACTAAAACAACCAAACAAAATGAATAAAACTAACATAAAGTTACTTTTTAACTTATTGTCATCACTATAAACGATCTATTTTAGACCTTTGACAAATAGTTTTGGTAGCACGACAGTTGACCTTTTGTAGTCAAACAGTGACTCTTTCTTCAGATTCAGTTTTTAAAAACGGTGAAAGATAAATTCAAACACATAGGCTAAAAGATTTGATGGTTACCAATATAACACTCCCTCACTTCAAAGAAAATATTAACACATGTCCAGGATATATAATTGAAAATAAATGTTTGACCATTGACCAAATATGATATAATTGAAAATAAATGTTTGACCATTGACCAAATATGTGGCATAAGCTTCAATAATGTCAAGATAACCAGTTCAAAGTTCCTCTTGCGACCAAGATCGTAACGCCATCATGTGGTAATCTACTTCTCATATGATGCCTAATAATAACCACATATATCAATAATGCCACAGTTAACTTCCAACTAAACTTTTTCATTTTGACCCACTTGATATGAAACACAACTAAAAACAACCAATGAATATGAAAAATAATGACAGCTGTGGGATTTGAAGCCACGCCATTTCGGACCAGAGCCTAAATCTGGCGCCTTAGACCATTCGGCCAAACTGTCTAGATGTATATAATATTTGAAGAATTTAGAAAAATATAAATGAGACATGACAATAAGTTAATAAATAATGAGATTAATAAAAAATAGTGACAGCTGTGGGATTTAAAAGGTATTTCCTGGAGCTACGTTAAATCAGGAATCGTGATTCCAAAACATTTAATCGcgatttttgtcacacccccaaataaccacctagggcatgtccctattggaggtgcaacgatccaacaaagagccaccaaccATATCAAAcgcaagttataatgtattgaaatacccaattgaaagaaatgtatcgtttgaaaagttaaaccaaaaccaaagtattgagcggaagcataaatgtataagtgtgtaaatgtatcgaaaccaaatcaatgtaattgtttatcatgaccacaaccactccagcagcatcagacggcaagctcccaagttccttcaataattacctacaagcatgcaacaagtgtgtcagactacgctggtgagttcaaggttttgttaactagttatgttaccatatgtatgttaatacgatttaacactgcgatacaatgttgctcatgctagataccctagggaatgtgcccatatgtatccggggagtgggtaccccttaacgaccgtttgctatgttgccttcgttagataccctagggagagtgcccatatgtatccgaggagtgtgcctctaacaaccatagccatacccagataattagttcacgcccgtccttacggcccggtgtgaggtttcccacctaatagcgctatcaactaatcacccccattgccctccaggcaataaccaaaaccgattaagttatttacccaatgtttcccttccaaatgtttaccagttgtcccaaaccaccgggacgcatgcttgagaaaatgcattgaactcaccttgatttgctcggcagaatatttcacttgttaatttattcaatactcGCGACCTAGGAGAGTGTTTGGTAATGATCAGTTTTACAATTTGTTTACACATAGATCCCATCAATGGTTGTCACGTATGGCACGTATAACAGTTAAGCAACAATTCAAGCAAGAACAATGattattcaaacagttgatcAATAGTACACAGTATCGAGTAGCTCAATCAAGTTACAAGAATTCATAGTATAACACATAGCAAGTATTCGTGCCCCATAAAAGTTTACTTTACAAATCCATATTTCAAATAGACACCTAACAGTTCATATTATTCCTAATCTAAGTGTGCGGTCCAGTTGACTCGAGGCCTAATAATAAGAGTATACGACTAAGTCTCAAACGTGCGATCTAATGCCCGCTCGGCCCAACAGTGCGTCGCACACTATTCCTGACCCACTATACGGCCCAACCCACACTGTGTAAAATCATTCTGTACAGCTTGTACTCGAGCCCACAAGATGCCCACCTAATATTGTTTAACCCATAAATGCTACCCAGCCCAGTACATCAAGTCCATCCCAAAGAAATCAGCCCATCATAACGTTATTATTTCTCCCTTGCCAATTGCCGTACCAGACCCCAGTCCgagttatatattattatttcaaCCCTTGTACCCCAATTACACCTCCCAAATCCATGCATGACATACAGCACAATCAATATACACAATTAATTATTACAATACCCAAGCCGCCCCCTATTGGACCTTTGCTCGGTCCACTAGATGATCAATACCTCAAAAACGGTCACATGCACAAACCCTATCACAATTATAAATCAAATTAAAGATAATATATCATATGGTTTCTGATGTTGTCTAATTAATGAGGTCTGCACATATTCATTATTAAATTGTTCCAAATTATGTTCTGTTTGTTAGGTGACATGATGGCCGACATACTAGTATAATCATACATAATTCATTATCATATGAAGACAATCAACAATGGCCGACAATCATGAGTGTTCCTTATCCAATTGGTTGCACATTCAAGGTGTTTCACAATCATATGATTGGACCGAATCTAAGGCTTACATGCCTTCATGTTATTTGACCAATTAGTTCACTAACCTACAAGTATACCCATGTGATCACCTATTTATCAACAACACAATTATTAGTCTCATACATGTATGTCAGATTAGTCATATCTCACAACCAATATCATCAAAACCTTATCTATCTATTGGACCCTTTTATGGTTCAATTACATCATCACAAATGTCGGCAGCATATACACACACAATCATAAAGGTTAACAATTATTAAACACTAACCAGAAACTTGACTGCCAAAGGGTGTTATCTCGAacagggggggggggtctcctaCGTCCGTCGCATTCAAGAAGATGTAGGGTTTGGTTTGTTATAAGATTCCTTGTTACGCACATGTAAAATTCCTGGTTACGTGCACTTAAATAACATTACCTAGGCGAATCTACTAGTTGACCCAACTGGGCCTAAGCCCACACCAAAAGATCAATGATTATGCTCATCTAATTAGATTAGGAGTAGAACTTAATAGCCGGCCCAAAGTAGGACTTGTTTGGGCTCGGCAAGTCCAACCATGAATATGTGGCTCGTATAAGGTTCGGGTATGTGCATATGAGCTCGTATTAGCCGATGTGTGAATGAAGGTACGGCCCAAAGTAGAAATTAAGGTCCAAACATGTAAATACGAATAGTGATTCCTGTTTGCGATACGATTGAACAATAGTGCAATAGGAATAATACCAAATTGAAAGTTACGAGGTTGGACGACACTAACCTTGagggttcgggttgtcacatcatccccaacttgaaggaaatttcgtcccgaaatttagcacgtagtcacAGAGGAAGCTAACTGGGTTGCGTGGttttctggttttcctggggtgtcacatccttcccccgttgatttggaatttcgtcccgaaattccgcagaacGATAGGagtgaggtcgatagaaaaggtctgatcaaCAAGAACAAGATAGCAACCctaaactatgtgtgtggcctttagacttttaccgtttgctagttctactatgtgctcggtgttcagaagtgttggggtacgattaagcatttgactaacttttaaagacacgaaactagtatcggcacccgaataaaataaaacagtaacacaAAAGTCGTCAGGTAGGAACTCACCCTGACCGATCACGaagacacgtcccctagcaccattgtcgtcgttgttacccccattgttgttcccatttccttggttgttgttgtcctgattctgattcagctggttctgttgttgctgatgtCTGGGCTGCGGGGctctacaatctttggcttcgtggcctgctttaccacacctgttacatgtTCGTCCACACTGCCCGAAGTGATGATAGCCGCACTTGTTACATCGCggcttcttccctgcatacgaaccctgactttggctacttccctggccttgattgacaggaAACGACTGGCTGCTACTGCGGTTGCTACtattgtctggccttttctgagtctgtcCCGCGCTAGATGCTTTGTCATAGTCAtcccacttccgcttgttatcattagcggacgcagtggcagtgggtgcagtAGTAGTGGCTgaaacacgcggtggtaacgagttactctccacctcttgatccacaatcttgtgggtcaaaCGAACAATTTGTGTCAagtcattgagatgggctgcggTGACCAAACTCTTTACATGCGAAGGCAGCCCCTTGACGAATagctcaatcctccgagacataggccgggacaagttcgggcacatgtcggccaattcatacgatcgcttcacatacgcttcgatttcagatccaaccatcttcaagtcgtagtactcgttttccaacttctggatctcatcccgaggacaatactcttCCCTGATCAGCtctttaaaatcatcccaagttgtggcatttgCTGCCTCAATGCCCAGCAActgcacttgggcattccaccacgttagggcaccatccgccaaagtacccgcagcatatttcaccctgtccccagcggggcAGTTACAaatagcaaacacggactctgctttctcgaaccatctcagaagtcccacagccccttcggtcccggtgaaggtctgtggcttacagtccataaacattttgaatgtacacgcaggctggttgggttgaggttgcacttgctgaccagcttgataggcggctgctaaagcctcagccacacgggtgttgattaaatctgtcaactcagcctgagtcatgctgatgttgccacgtccgtttcctcgtccactcatggttctataatAGGGGAAGGGAACAAATTTAGGAGTCGAGAACGAGAGaagtgttcaggtttatcacgttagggacgattaactaccatgttcatacacaaacagggaagaacccctcttacactcgttaagcctcattgggatttgcatgcaccacgcgttattattatgtgtgcacccatgataataaggcggtttgcatgctcctctcgatgcttcttaacttatgtttgaagtttctcccaccccaatcaacacaaaatatgcactaccaacaagattaggatttactagatgcaagcgttatgttacactatcaatgtgtcatgatgtcTATCATGTCGTATCGTGtatgctataaatatagttacgtttactaggcatataaagcataagctaaggaggaacgaaccttgcagtctgaagctgagtgtcatggtcatcgtttggatcaattcggttatagtctggttttatgaaaacgttttaaaaccgagttctctataaccagtggctctgataccaaactgtcacacccccaaataaccacctagggcatgtccctattggaggtgcaacgatccaacaaagagccaccaaccATATCAAAcgcaagttataatgtattgaaatacccaattgaaagaaatgtatcgtttgaaaagttaaaccaaaaccaaagtattgagcggaagcataaatgtataagtgtgtaaatgtatcgaaaccaaatcaatgtaattgtttatcatgaccacaaccactccagcagcatcagacggcaagctcccaagttccttcaataattacctacaagcatgcaacaagtgtgtcagactacgctagtgagttcaaggttttgttaacaagttatgttaccatatgtatgttaatacgatttaacactgcgatacaatgttgctcatgctagataccctagggaatgtgcccatatgtatccggggagtgggtaccccttaacgaccgtttgctatgttgccttcgttagataccctagggagagtgcccatatgtatccgaggagtgtgcctctaacaaccatagccatacccagataattagttcacgcccgtccttacggcccggtgtgaggtttcccacctaatagcgctatcaactaatcacccccattgccctccaggcaataaccaaaaccgattaagttatttacccaatgtttcccttccaaatgtttaccagttgtcccaaaccaccgggacgcatgcttgagaaaatgcattgaactcaccttgatttgctcggcagaatatttcacttgttaatttattcaatactcGCGACCTAGGAGAGTGTTTGGTAATGATCAGTTTTACAATTTGTTTACACATAGATCCCATCAATGGTTGTCACGTATGGCACGTATAACAGTTAAGCAACAATTCAAGCAAGAACAATGATTATTCAAACAGTTATCGAGTAGCTCAATCAAGTTACAAGAATTCATAGTATAACACATAGCAAGTATTCGTGCCCCATAAAAGTTTACTTTACAAATCCATATTTCAAATAGACACCTAACAGTTCATATTATTCCTAATCTAAGTGTGCGGTCCAGTTGACTCGAGGCCTAATAATAAGAGTATACGACTAAGTCTCAAACGTGCGATCTAATGCCCGCTCGGCCCAACAGTGCGTCGCACACTATTCCTGACCCACTATACGGCCCAACCCACACTGTGTAAAATCATTCTGTACAGCTTGTACTCGAGCCCACAAGATGCCCACCTAATATTGTTTAACCCATAAATGCTACCCAGCCCAGTACATCAAGTCCATCCCAAAGAAATCAGCCCATCATAACGTTATTATTTCTCCCTTGCCAATTGCCGTACCAGACCCCAGTCCgagttatatattattatttcaaCCCTTGTACCCCAATTACACCTCCCAAATCCATGCATGACATACAGCACAATCAATATACACAATTAATTATTACAATACCCAAGCCGCCCCCTATTGGACCTTTGCTCGGTCCACTAGATGATCAACACCTCAAAAACGGTCACATGCACAAACCCTATCACAATTATAAATCAAATTAAAGATAATATATCATATGGTTTCTGATGTTGTCTAATTAATGAGGTCTGCACATATTCATTATTAAATTGTTCCAAATTATGTTCTGTTTGTTAGGTGACATGATGGCCGACATACTAGTATAATCATACATAATTCATTATCATATGAAGACAATCAACAATGGCCGACAATCATGAGTGTTCCTTATCCAATTGGTTGCACATTCAAGGTGTTTCACAATCATATGATTGGACCGAATCTAAGGCTTACATGCCTTCATGTTATTTGACCAATTAGTTCACTAACCTACAAGTATACCCATGTGATCACCTATTTATCAACAACACAATTATTAGTCTCATACATGTATGTCAGATTAGTCATATCTCACAACCAATATCATCAAAACCTTATCTATCTATTGGACCCTTTTATGGTTCAATTACATCATCACAAATGTCGGCAGCATATACACACACAATCATAAAGGTTAACAATTATTAAACACTAACCAGAAACTTGACTGCCAAAGGGTGTTATCTCGAACAGGGGGGGGGGTCTCCTACGTCCGTCGCATTCAAGAAGATGTAGGGTTTGGTTTGTTATAAGATTCCTTGTTACGCACATGTAAAATTCCTGGTTACGTGCACTTAAATAACATTACCTAGGCGGTTCTACTAGTTGACCCAACTGGGCCTAAGCCCACACCAAAAGATCAATGATTATGCTCATCTAATTAGATTAGGAGTAGAACTTAATAGCCGGCCCAAAGTAGGACTTGTTTGGGCTCGGCAAGTCCAACCATGAATATGTGGCCCGTATAAGGTTCGGGTATGTGCATATGAGCTCGTATTAGCCGATGTGTGAATGAAGGTACGGCCCAAAGTAGAAATTAAGGTCCAAACATGTAAATACGAATAGTGATTCCTGTTTGCGATACGATTGAACAATAGTGCAATAGGAATAATACCAAATTGAAAGTTACGAGGTTGGACGACACTAACCTTGagggttcgggttgtcacaatttttgaaaaaaaaaaaccataatcGATGAAGAAAGGAATCGTAGAATCTGAAACACAAATCACTAAAGATCTTACGTTCATTAGATTTAAGATGGAAGAAAGTTGTGTCGGATGAATAATCATCGTTCGATTGTTATATCAGATCTTCAccataaaaaaaccaaaaacaaacaTCAGTAATAACTTCGATAAATGATGAACACATAATTATAGAACACAAACATCATACCTTCTAAGTACTCAACACCAATCTGGACCTCCCAAACCCCACCAAAAGCGTCCTCAATCGTCAAACCCATCTTCCTATCCAAAGCAGGAACTTGTGCCCGCTTTTTACGAAGTCGCTACGAATAACAATTTGAATGGTTAGATTATCAGTTGCTTATGAAAGtgaaaattatataaaatattaaaaacaatcAAAATAACATAATCTTACATAATGATTATCAACACGGAAAGTAATAGGTACCCCTTCATCCTCATTATGTTCAACAATATGATCAGCAATCGGATTAGCCGATTCATCATCGGAAATTTCAATCGGATCATAGTTTGGTTCTTCTTTGACAACACTGAGTTCAGGAGGGTAACACAAAAGGGCAAGATCACAACTAAAAACACTCATTTCAAATGTATTCATATCAAGCATTTCGAACACCACCAAATGGTTATCCGTGATAGACATCTCCTGCTTAATCCGATTCCATCCAGTTGTTACGTAGAGCTCATTTTCAAAGTCATCCATACGGACAAACCATTTACGGTTTGTACAAGTTCAGACTACAACAGGATACGTAGGAACAGTATTAAGCATCTTATGATGAACAAAATATTTGTTCGCATGCTGCACATAAGAAAAAGAAATTATTAGTTGTGAAGTCTGATAATAAGAAAACAAATTTTTGACATATTAATGTGATAAATCAAATATTATATGTTTAAGTACCATGCAATTAGCTCTATCTTTGACACATCCTGATTTGTAGTAGAAGTAATCGGAAGGCGCAAGAGAAACATCCTGATAAAAGTAGAAGATCCGAAAGCAAGCCAGTGCTTCTTCATACTGGAAAACCAACCATGACTTGGATGGTATTTTCAATGCAGTTATCATATCTATCCATCCATTGTAAAAAAAGAAGTCACATCCAATCTTAAACACCTTTACATTAAACAACCTTCCATCAAGTGTCCCAATAACCGCATTCTTCACAGGGTAGTTAAATGTGTTAATCCACACCTCATATTGCTTTGGTAGTTTCTGAACATGGAAACAATAAagattattattagtattattataaCAAACAAAGAATATAAAATCTACATATTTTGATAAATGAcatccttattattattattattatactataTAAAGAATATAAAATCTACATATTATTACTGTATAACATCCATGACCCATCTGAACTTTTTTTGGAACCTTTTGGTCTAGTGCATTCAATACAAAGTAATATTATTATTGTATAACATATAAAGTAACAGGTTACAACATAATAACATGTTACTCACCATAGATTTCTTTTTGCAGTCCCAAACTTGTACCGCAAATCCGTAAACCATTGTAGCTTTCAACGTACACTGTTTACATAAAAAAAAGTGGGATTTTATTAGTTCAATTTCATGTTTAACACTAAAATCTTCAAACAATAACAATGCATACAATGAAATCATAATGTTCATTAACTTATCAACAATGAACAAAAAACCTCAAAAAAGTTGATTAAAACCCTAACGAAACCCCAATAAATGGATGAATAAAATCAAGACATAAAAACAGATCTTATGCAAAACTTGTTTATAGAGCCGATAAAACTATCATCAATCAATAATCAACATCACTGTCAATAACAACACTACAATGTGCAAACAACAACTCAGCATACAATGAAATCATCTGGATGAAAATTTTAACAACAAAgaatgtaaaaaaataaaaaaacttgatTAAAACCCTAAAAAACATAATCATACACCAAAAAACTTCCGATAGAATGAGTAAATCGATTATCAAATCGCATAATTTAAACCTAATGAATCTATGAATAGAACAATAGATCAATAAATCGACAAAGAAGACATTACCGTGTAAAACTGATGTTATAGGTCAAACGTTGATCCGATAGAATGAGCCAGGAACGATCCGATTGAAGCCTTTCGCCGATGGTTAGGGTTTATAAATGGTTTCCTGTGTCATCAAAAGGCTTTTGAGAAATGAAGAATACTGACTTTCCTATTAGACGATTAAGAAGACGAAGAATGATGGAGCCAGATTAATTGCAGTCTGAATCATAGGGTATACGATTGCAAAGAAGAGAGAAACAGGATCTTCAGATTTAGGGTTTGTGAAAATATGGTATTGTGTGAAGGAAGAAAGCGTTTCAAAAAATATAAGGGATCCGGCTTTTAATATTGGGTGACCCGAATCCTCAGCCGGATCCCGCGTCCAAATATTGAGTTTTGGTTTGTGTATTCAGAATTTTGGTTTGTGTAGAGATAATTAGACAaattccctcccaaaatcaaCCTCTACTAAATCAATGGATGCCACATAAGCAAAATGGCTCCACCATTCAAAGACAAATAGCCCAAATCATctcctttattaatatatatagatccCTGTTTGTTTGATTTCTATCTTTTAGTTTGGACATTTTTCTTAGTTTCTGTAATAATTTGatataaaataaatgttttttgttaaaaaaagtaAATTGCTATCAGATTCCtgtttgtaaatcatgtaaatGAGACAAATGTTATTCTTTTGAACGACGGGTTCACAAGATTGCTTCATGGTCAAGTTTAACGACTACAAGCGAGTTTGTTTTGAGCTTCTGAGTAACGATGGTAGTCGAGATCATGAATGCATTTATTTGCATAACCATTCTACTATGCCTCTTTGTTGTAGGCCAGACTTCAACCACTTGTTTGAGTAGCACCATGACATAAATGCATCTGATACCATGAAGCCAATGACATGACTTACACTACACATTTGCTACTTTGTGTAAAAAAGTGCATTTGTACCAAATATTGGT comes from the Helianthus annuus cultivar XRQ/B chromosome 4, HanXRQr2.0-SUNRISE, whole genome shotgun sequence genome and includes:
- the LOC118491662 gene encoding putative uncharacterized protein DDB_G0272516 translates to MVGSEIEAYVKRSYELADMCPNLSRPMSRRIELFVKGLPSHVKSLVTAAHLNDLTQIVRLTHKIVDQEVESNSLPPRVSATTTAPTATASANDNKRKWDDYDKASSAGQTQKRPDNSSNRSSSQSFPVNQGQGSSQSQGSYAGKKPRCNKCGYHHFGQCGRTCNRCGKAGHEAKDCRAPQPRHQQQQNQLNQNQDNNNQGNGNNNGGNNDDNGARGRVFVIGQGEFLPDDFCVTVLFYSGADTSFVSLKVSQMLNRTPTLLNTEHIVELANGKSLKATHIV
- the LOC110935896 gene encoding uncharacterized protein LOC110935896: MDDFENELYVTTGWNRIKQEMSITDNHLVVFEMLDMNTFEMSVFSCDLALLCYPPELSVVKEEPNYDPIEISDDESANPIADHIVEHNEDEGVPITFRVDNHYRLRKKRAQVPALDRKMGLTIEDAFGGVWEVQIGVEYLEDLI